The Papaver somniferum cultivar HN1 chromosome 3, ASM357369v1, whole genome shotgun sequence genome includes a region encoding these proteins:
- the LOC113357793 gene encoding G-type lectin S-receptor-like serine/threonine-protein kinase At5g35370 isoform X2, with amino-acid sequence MSKYYWIFLTICFHLIAYKVHCKSDIPLGYKVTIPIPSDCNAGFIGRAFLMEPEKITVPSFKVALGVEDSFNGSFSCSLQVFLGEFKVWDSGHVSKFYPKNKCMLEFTEGGVLLLRGSERQIGWTSGTSGQGVERLQLLHIGNLVLLDVMDRLKWQSFDFPANVILWGKFKYSYWEFSPTEGQNIVSAELGSTGLKLFDQNHRKFAQISSRKQKLVRFLALSERNGNLGLYHYSIQKSICTLALSE; translated from the exons ATGAGCAAATATTACTGGATTTTTCTTACAATATGTTTTCATTTAATTGCATACAAGGTTCACTGTAAATCTGACATTCCGCTTGGGTATAAGGTCACAATCCCAATACCATCAGATTGTAACGCGGGTTTTATAGGAAGAGCTTTTCTAATGGAGCCTGAGAAAATAACAGTTCCTAGTTTTAAGGTTGCATTGGGTGTTGAAGATTCTTTTAATGGTAGTTTCTCGTGTTCACTTCAAGTTTTTCTTGGAGAGTTCAAAGTTTGGGATTCTGGTCATGTGTCGAAATTTTATCCGAAGAATAAATGTATGTTGGAGTTTACAGAAGGTGGTGTGTTGTTGTTGAGGGGTTCAGAGCGACAAATTGGATGGACTAGTGGCACTTCCGGGCAAGGTGTAGAg AGATTACAGTTGCTGCATATAGGCAATCTTGTTCTACTGGATGTAATGGACCGTCTAAAATGGCAAAGTTTTGATTTCCCGGCGAATGTAATTCTCTGGG GTAAATTCAAGTACTCTTACTGGGAATTCAGTCCTACAGAAGGCCAGAATATCGTGTCTGCCGAATTGGGTTCTACAGGTCTGAAGCTTTTCGACCAAAACCATCGTAAATTTGCACAGATATCATCGAGAAAACAAAAACTTGTGAGATTTCTAGCATTGTCTGAAAGAAATGGGAATCTGGGATTGTATCATTATTCAATTCAAAAGAGTATATGTACTCTAGCATTGTCTGAATGA
- the LOC113357793 gene encoding G-type lectin S-receptor-like serine/threonine-protein kinase At5g35370 isoform X1 gives MSKYYWIFLTICFHLIAYKVHCKSDIPLGYKVTIPIPSDCNAGFIGRAFLMEPEKITVPSFKVALGVEDSFNGSFSCSLQVFLGEFKVWDSGHVSKFYPKNKCMLEFTEGGVLLLRGSERQIGWTSGTSGQGVELLQRLQLLHIGNLVLLDVMDRLKWQSFDFPANVILWGKFKYSYWEFSPTEGQNIVSAELGSTGLKLFDQNHRKFAQISSRKQKLVRFLALSERNGNLGLYHYSIQKSICTLALSE, from the exons ATGAGCAAATATTACTGGATTTTTCTTACAATATGTTTTCATTTAATTGCATACAAGGTTCACTGTAAATCTGACATTCCGCTTGGGTATAAGGTCACAATCCCAATACCATCAGATTGTAACGCGGGTTTTATAGGAAGAGCTTTTCTAATGGAGCCTGAGAAAATAACAGTTCCTAGTTTTAAGGTTGCATTGGGTGTTGAAGATTCTTTTAATGGTAGTTTCTCGTGTTCACTTCAAGTTTTTCTTGGAGAGTTCAAAGTTTGGGATTCTGGTCATGTGTCGAAATTTTATCCGAAGAATAAATGTATGTTGGAGTTTACAGAAGGTGGTGTGTTGTTGTTGAGGGGTTCAGAGCGACAAATTGGATGGACTAGTGGCACTTCCGGGCAAGGTGTAGAg CTTTTGCAGAGATTACAGTTGCTGCATATAGGCAATCTTGTTCTACTGGATGTAATGGACCGTCTAAAATGGCAAAGTTTTGATTTCCCGGCGAATGTAATTCTCTGGG GTAAATTCAAGTACTCTTACTGGGAATTCAGTCCTACAGAAGGCCAGAATATCGTGTCTGCCGAATTGGGTTCTACAGGTCTGAAGCTTTTCGACCAAAACCATCGTAAATTTGCACAGATATCATCGAGAAAACAAAAACTTGTGAGATTTCTAGCATTGTCTGAAAGAAATGGGAATCTGGGATTGTATCATTATTCAATTCAAAAGAGTATATGTACTCTAGCATTGTCTGAATGA
- the LOC113357793 gene encoding G-type lectin S-receptor-like serine/threonine-protein kinase At5g35370 isoform X3: MSKYYWIFLTICFHLIAYKVHCKSDIPLGYKVTIPIPSDCNAGFIGRAFLMEPEKITVPSFKVALGVEDSFNGSFSCSLQVFLGEFKVWDSGHVSKFYPKNKCMLEFTEGGVLLLRGSERQIGWTSGTSGQGVELLHIGNLVLLDVMDRLKWQSFDFPANVILWGKFKYSYWEFSPTEGQNIVSAELGSTGLKLFDQNHRKFAQISSRKQKLVRFLALSERNGNLGLYHYSIQKSICTLALSE, encoded by the exons ATGAGCAAATATTACTGGATTTTTCTTACAATATGTTTTCATTTAATTGCATACAAGGTTCACTGTAAATCTGACATTCCGCTTGGGTATAAGGTCACAATCCCAATACCATCAGATTGTAACGCGGGTTTTATAGGAAGAGCTTTTCTAATGGAGCCTGAGAAAATAACAGTTCCTAGTTTTAAGGTTGCATTGGGTGTTGAAGATTCTTTTAATGGTAGTTTCTCGTGTTCACTTCAAGTTTTTCTTGGAGAGTTCAAAGTTTGGGATTCTGGTCATGTGTCGAAATTTTATCCGAAGAATAAATGTATGTTGGAGTTTACAGAAGGTGGTGTGTTGTTGTTGAGGGGTTCAGAGCGACAAATTGGATGGACTAGTGGCACTTCCGGGCAAGGTGTAGAg TTGCTGCATATAGGCAATCTTGTTCTACTGGATGTAATGGACCGTCTAAAATGGCAAAGTTTTGATTTCCCGGCGAATGTAATTCTCTGGG GTAAATTCAAGTACTCTTACTGGGAATTCAGTCCTACAGAAGGCCAGAATATCGTGTCTGCCGAATTGGGTTCTACAGGTCTGAAGCTTTTCGACCAAAACCATCGTAAATTTGCACAGATATCATCGAGAAAACAAAAACTTGTGAGATTTCTAGCATTGTCTGAAAGAAATGGGAATCTGGGATTGTATCATTATTCAATTCAAAAGAGTATATGTACTCTAGCATTGTCTGAATGA
- the LOC113360199 gene encoding uncharacterized protein LOC113360199 has product MCDFPLACGPYSICTLSNTCQCIQFSEKAANPVAVQSDCNVGFSGEFCGKTEPVEMIEIKGVGSILRSPQVFNVRKDVCLSMCIDDCTCVALLYSDKGVGIHAGDVCQRCVHYGLVGGLKQMDEEEVAINMWSYWVKAPKGIVGTEGKNSVLKRWLLIMGGVVDVFIILLVMGGFGYYYLVIRKRRTRNENTITSIFAENH; this is encoded by the coding sequence ATGTGTGATTTCCCTTTAGCTTGTGGACCTTACAGTATATGTACTCTATCCAATACTTGTCAATGCATCCAGTTTTCAGAGAAGGCTGCTAACCCAGTGGCAGTGCAATCTGATTGCAACGTGGGTTTTTCTGGCGAGTTCTGTGGCAAAACTGAACCCGTTGAGATGATTGAGATAAAGGGTGTTGGAAGTATCCTGAGAAGTCCTCAAGTTTTTAATGTCAGGAAAGATGTTTGCCTGAGTATGTGCATTGATGATTGTACCTGTGTTGCTCTGTTATACTCCGATAAGGGTGTGGGCATTCATGCCGGAGATGTTTGTCAGCGGTGTGTTCATTATGGTCTTGTCGGGGGTTTAAAACAAATGGACGAAGAAGAGGTGGCTATAAATATGTGGAGTTACTGGGTTAAGGCTCCCAAGGGAATTGTTGGAACAGAGGGCAAAAACTCAGTTTTAAAGAGATGGCTTCTGATCATGGGAGGGGTGGTTGATgtattcatcattcttcttgttaTGGGTGGGTTTGGGTATTATTATCTTGTAATTAGAAAGAGAAGGACGAGAAATGAAAATACCATCACATCAATTTTCGCAGAAAATCATTAA
- the LOC113357791 gene encoding RNA-directed DNA methylation 4-like produces the protein MAGNEGESSSSSSAKPLIVRVKRKSSQSPLEALWLEINERPLKRPLVDFDKLSITTDSSITEIVERKKVLVQHVETVASSKASIQVLQSIVVPNSEDAVDFKTKVEERRQTFKQENKQDKLLLRAREKHEDMAKNARFEQIWKRRKGKGIHEMCNIYDVVRVDEEEEIPKKVEQTEDMSLEDSQILCNFMPLLREYLPEVASEIQSDMYSYINNGGAMMDDYVYDLYAVKDEMNTAEQEDDLDAYPLVQVGEDDDYYDGPQESEWDTSDSNAEDNPLNEYPDEESSEEESEEEEEEDDEDEDEEEDEDEDEDKEGVTCVRGFRELDEFGKTKTLHSSEDEYSYEDEDEDTLADDEDEDSWKWKHR, from the exons ATGGCGGGCAATGAAGGAGAAAGCTCAAGCTCATCATCAGCAAAACCATTGATCGTCAGAGTCAAGAGAAAGTCTTCACAATCCCCACTCGAAGCTCTCT GGTTAGAAATCAATGAAAGACCACTTAAAAGACCATTGGTTGACTTTGATAAACTGTCTATCACCACCGATTCATCCATTACAG AGATTGTAGAGAGAAAGAAAGTATTGGTACAACATGTAGAGACAGTTGCTAGTTCAAAAGCCTCGATCCAAGTCTTGCAATCAATTGTGGTG CCTAACTCTGAAGATGCTGTTGATTTCAAAACTAAGGTTGAGGAACGAAGACAGACTTTCAAACAAGAGAAT AAGCAAGATAAGTTGCTGTTGAGAGCTAGAGAAAAGCATGAG GATATGGCAAAAAATGCtcggtttgagcaaatatggaAGAGGAGAAAGGGAAAGGGCATACATGAAATGTGCAATATTTATGATGTTGTTCgtgttgatgaagaggaagaaataccaaagaagGTGGAACAAACAGA AGACATGTCTTTGGAGGATAGTCAAATTTTGTGCAACTTTATGCCTCTTCTAAGGGAGTATCTTCCAGAGGTTGCCTCAgagatccaatctgatatgtacTCATACATTAACAACGGTGGAG CTATGATGGATGATTACGTTTATGACTTGTACGCTGTGAAGGACGAGATGAACACAGCTGAACAAGAAGATGATCTGGATGCATATCCCCT AGTTCAAGTaggtgaagatgatgattactATGATGGACCACAGGAATCTGAGTGGGATACCAGCGATTCAAACG CTGAAGATAATCCACTGAATGAATACCCAGACGAGGAGTCGTCAGAAGAAGAAtctgaggaagaggaagaggaagatgacgaggatgaagatgaggaagaggatgaggatgaggatgaggaCAAGGAGGGTGTGACTTGTGTCAGAGGCTTCAGAGAACTTGATGAGTTCGGTAAAACTAAGACTCTACACAGTTCTGAAGACGAGTACTCgtatgaagacgaagatgaagatacattagctgatgatgaagatgaagatagcTGGAAATGGAAACATCGCTGA